ctatcagctccccgctcccctaagttccccgtgcagcagctgcccagcaggctatcaattgcctgccagcagttcagctgtccctccccccactgccctgtgctgctcctgtcctctgccttggagctgctccccgagactcctgcttgctgtgcgggggtggggggggcaggagaaggagagaggggctgttagggtgtccccctcccccctgcaccccgcttaccctaTCTTCCATAAAGCAGGGAGggacacacaacagggctcaggatggagggagctcgctggcagcagctgcagtctcagcaagctgacctaatttaacaaggcagtgtacttaagagggtacttaaaggggaaatgcgcatctctctcacacacagggtgtgtgtcagAGTCTGCAATGcagtctcccttccctccattcctgctgccttgtgtgagggctcagccaattgctagttcatcatttagcagtaaggcactccctgggaaatatcccaccttctgactcctccacctcagccaagcttcacaatcatcatcactgtgtaccattattaaattgtttaaaacttatagtgtgtgtgtcttttgtctggtggaaaaaaatttccctggaacctaccccctcatttacattaattcttatggggaaattgaatttgcttaacatcgtttcgctcaaagtcacatttttcaggaacataactacaatgttaagtgaggagttactgtacaggaaTACACTTGAAAACTAGGCTGTTAGCTTTTTAACTTATTCCCCATACTTGGATAAACATTTGGCAGCTCTGAAGTATTTTTTCTGCAGTAGAACTAGCTGCTCTAATAATCGGTTATATAAGGTGTCAAAAATGGCTTCTCAATCATATTTTTCGCGAGACAGTTGACCACTTCATACATGGGTAGCTGAAGTTGCCCATTGTTAGATTTAGATGTATTTCTGTTCTCCCTCAATGCTGCACatgcaacatttatttttgtggtcTGGAAAACCATTATAGTTTAGTTAGGTGCTTTTAAGGTTAAGCAAGAGCAAcaaaaagagaacaaaagagCAGGAAATGAGAAAAGAGAATAGAAAGGTGGATTAGAACTGATAGATGACTGCTGACAAGTGATTTTAATACTGATTTTTGAATGATCAAATTAACCTGTAAGACTTTTTTTGGTTTTCCATTGTACCTCTGTGTTTTACCTAAACCTAAATATTTGTAGTCTAAGTGCAATACATCTCTGATCGGCATTACATGCTGTAATCTATCAGCCATGATACAATTTAAAAAGTTAGACCACATAAACAGAGGAAGCCATATTTAACTTTTAATATCTAAAGTTATTACATTGGACCACTTATTGCAAGTATGTTTATAATTTATAAGATTTAGGACTAgcctttatttcagtgtttagaGATTTATTCTACCATTCTTAGAACACAGTACACATCACTAATGGGTGATGTGTAATCtattttttatgttttataaAAAGGTAAGTACCGCACACATCACAGTTAAGCCCTCCAACAAGTTACCGTTAGCCTGCAAATTCTTCAGTCAAACTCCTGAAAGTGTTACTTTCCTTCCTCCCACTGAAGGAGACATAGGCAATGGAACATCAAGTCCTGTTGTTTAGGCATTTAATTCTACATCTTATCTTTATCACTTAAATATCTCTCTCAATctcttaaataattatttaaaatagtcTTCATTTTCATTAACAGAAATAGGATCTTCTCTCCCTTAACATCATGTTTGAAGCTGTCAAGTTGAAGAGTTGTTGCATCTCTAGTAAAGCCTCAACCTCCATTTGTATTCCTAGGCTTGCTGCACATGAGCTGTTAGTACACTCTGACAGGATTTAGAACCTCCTAGAAATGTTTCAGTTCAGTCAAAAAAATAGATGTGGTAATGACTGCTCTAGCTTATGATTTTATGTGGATTGCATAATCTTGTTTGGCTCTTCTTTCCAGTGCGACTCCAAGAATAATTTCTAAAGTGAAAAAGGACCTTGAAGCTGAGAACAAAAGGCCTCTTCCTTCAGTAACGCTAAGCGATTTGGAACCAGTCACTAATATCCAGATCTGGTTAGCAGATGGGGAAAGGATAGTACAAAAGTTTAATGTTTCTCATAGGTAAGATTATTTTATCACTGTCCTATATAGGCACTGGAGGTGACTATCCCATTAACCCTTTAACATGTCTAGAAATTCTGTAAGTACTTATTTGACCCCTCATAATCTGAGTTGCTCTGagatacacaaaaataaaaatgacttttttttgtcCTTCCAAGCCTGTAGGATAAACCGATCAAATTCCGTGTGTACCCGTGTGCagcagaagggaaaacaaaatgtaACTGCCAATGAATATAACAGACTGCCAAGTTAATTGATCAAGATCTGCGTAATACCAATTTATCAAGGCATAACTGTTGGATTTTTGTCATTTTACTGGGAGTTTAGTGTTTTTGAGGAGTCTATAATTCCTTGATGCTGGTTCTGTTATAGGTGATCTTTTAGGGGCAGTACAGActtctattgttttgttttagtttatcTTTTTTGTACagctcatttatttttaagactATTGGTCTTCAAAAAGACAAGTGTCTTCCAGGAAGTTCCTCCAAAGAATTTGTATGAGAAACTCGCTAATAAAAGCAGTTGATTGCTCATGGCTGGGATTAAACACTAGTGGCAGGTGAGGATGGGTGGACAGCATGACAGACCTGAGGGCTTGAAATTTCCACTTGCCTGGGAAATAGAAAACACTCCCTGGTAAATGCCATCACTGTTTAAGAGCCTACGCTTTCGCTctttaaaattaagtaaatttttctagcccttatggctgcagagagaaccttCCAGATATGAACTTATTCTAACCTAGTGTCTGCAGGCTGAGGAAGAGGATTCAGAGCCACTGCTCCTGCTCCTAGCTTTCCTACGCATCAGCAGAGGTGAAAAGGACCAGAATCCTCATCAACTTTCATTGCTGCTATTGAGAACCCCTGTGGGCAGCAATGATCTGGGCAGATTCAGATTGATTGCGCTGCTGAGGCAATCTGCTACTGAGGCTGGAAGGGAGAGGTAGAGGAGCAGAAATGCACACCCTACAAAGCAGCCAGGAAACTGAGGAAGAACAGTGGTGGAAACCTCATCCACCcttaagcttatgcccaaataaatctgttagtctttaaggtgccaccagacttcttgttgtgtttgtagatacagactaacatggctactccctGATGCTTGTCATCCACCCTTCATCAGCTGGGAGGTTGAGGTAAAGGGTGAAAAACAGGAGATAATGTTTCTCATCTCTCTCAGCAGTCAAGGGGAGTTATGGGAGGTGATCcagattttaagaacaggagtacttgtggcatcttaagAGACCCCTGAGCAGGGTCCAAGCTCAGAACGCTGGTGGAATCCCAGCATCCTGCAGGGGGGTGAGCACTCATTTAGGTGTCTGTCCTGACAGTGTGGGTGGAACACTTCAAACCAGTTGTGGCTAATATGTCTACTGGGTGTCTAGTAAAACTTCCAAGCCCTGCAATTGACTGTGATAAGGCAGTAGTTCAGTGTACCTACTTTTTTTAGGGGAAAGTAGGATCAACTACTAAAGGAGATTGGGTTGAAGAACTAAAACCTTCAGTGACCTTTTCCTATAATTTACTATGCTGatagcactactgtaatatataGAATGAAGATCTTGTGCTATATGTCTCTCTGAATCGATTAAAGAGACCATAAAGCTTACCTTCAACACCAGTTCAGGTTGTATTTCTCTCTAGTACACTGTATATTGGTTTATATCCAATCAGGATGGCAGACTAAGGAAGACTTAGCAGTTGCAGGCTGtctctgaattcaacaagatactAGAGGTCTGAGAGGATCCATTTGTTAGTATTCACGGTCTCTAAAGATCTCTAAAGTCGTATAATCCAAATAAGTCCATTACTATAGTGGATCCTTATTATTAATGAGGGGTGCATTTGCATTTTGATTATTAAACCCATTATTGGAGGGCTCAATATTTTTCCTATTCCAAAatgaataggattaaaattcttAATATAAATTTTCATCCTAGTGCAAATAGATGCATCTTAAAAGTTCTTCAGACCAGTCTTATCTGACAAATTTGTACTTGGTATGAGTAGAACAGCCCCTTTCACATAACCATATTGtcagaaaacatttaaaacagttacacctctacccttatgtaatgcgacccaatataacatgaattcggatataacgcagtaaagcagcgctccggaggggcagggctgtgcgctccggtggatcaaagcaagttcgatataacgtggtttcacctataacgcagtaagtgttttgttttgttttgttttttttttttttttgctcccgaggacagcgttatatctgggtagaggtgtattctatcATTACTTGTATTTGTGCTAGTGCACCAGTGAGCTTCTGTGGTCTGTTGTACATATACATgcactgtatttaaaaataactttttttttatagaaatgtTAAGGCAAATTCAAGGGACTTGTCTTTATGGTGCTATGATATCCTTAACCATTATTATCATAAACATGTTTTTTCATTGGCAGTCCAGAAAAAGGCTTAAAGCACTCTCTAGTATATGTACTGCTGTGCTTGGGTTAAGGTTTGAGTTAAGGAAAAACCATTATGTGCTTCTGAACTTAAATAGTTAAAGTGTAAATTCCACAACTTCCATATCTAACATTAATGTAGTTCTGGTGAAGGGTCCCAGGGCACATGCCTGAAGTCACAGAGCAGGTAGAATTTCAGGGTATTTTATGTGCAGAATTAAGGAGAAACCAGAATGAAGGCACTAAAGAATTCGTAGTGTTCAGCTAGCATGCCAGTTGCTGAGTCATAGTGAGTGCTGTGGGAATGTGTTGTGTAGGTTACCTATAGGGGTTTATTGCAACTCGTGGCTGCAAAGAAGAGTATGCATAATATAGAAAAATTAGTTCCACCTAGCTGTGCAAGATCATACTTTGGAAACTGCCACAGAGCCTGCATAAGTGCTGCATTGAGTGCATGACTTGTGCTAAACCCCCCACACCTCTTGAAAACAATTGACTCAAATACTTAGAAGCATTGTaacttgctgttttttttttttttttttccttttcagaataAGCCACGTCAGAGACTTCATAACAAAATATCAAGGATCGCAGGGAAGTGTTCCCTTCAGCCTGACCACATCTCTTCCTTTCCTAGAGCTGCTGGATGAGACTCTCACTCTGGAGGAAGCTAATTTGCAAAACGCTGTTATCGTTCAGAGACTTCAGAAAACTGAGCCTTTCAGAAGTTTTTCATAGTCTTTTTGGTTTTAAGAGTACCTTGATTATGATAGTAGAACTGCTGCTACAAGTAATGGCCAAAAAACCATAAAGACTTACCCGAACAAATTAGCTTTCAACTCACCAAAAGGCTACGTATAAGTTGAACTAAACtagacaaaaccaaaaaaaacctgaacagCAATATCTGGATGCACTGTATCCTCTCCACAAAGCTGCACTCTTCTTAAAGAGCACAATGTGCGTGTTGTGCTGTAGTTTGAGGTATTTTCTAAGCATTTCAGTGTTTGGAGACCGGCAATAATGAAGCAAAGGTAACCTAGTAAGACAGGGCCCATCATCTAAGTTCCTCCTAGCTAGAAAGCACTGATGGCCTTTTAAAGGGATGTTTGGGTTAAAATCATGATTCTAAAAGACTTTTGTCTTACTAACAGCAATTTAAGTGAAAATTAAGTctaatttaataattttattttttcacttcagTTTGACAGTGAAACTAAACCACTTGGTTTCACTCCTGTTTCTATCAGTCAATTTCAGGTTGTGATTCTCTTACACTAACATTTAGATTACAGATGCTTCAATGACAGACTTACATTTAAACACTTTTCACTATTTCCATAGGAActcttattttaaagaaatcatgAAAAGCTACTGCAATTAAGTTtaacaaaatctaaattttgggACTTCCCTTTCAAAGCCTGTATTACACTTGTGCACGTGAGAAATCTCAAGACAAGAATGAGTTGGCTCCATTGCATACTGTACATGAGGTATTACATCATAAACTCCTGAGGTTTGCTTTTCCTAATGGTTGAATTAGCTGCTTGCCTCACTGGCCGCTCTGTTCCCATCCCCAAGACATGGAATGTCGTAACAGGTGTGCTTTGAACTACATGTGCCACTAGCAGTGTAATCCATTCTGAACCATGCAAGACACAAGCATGACATGCAGAGCTGGTAGATGGAAGATGGTTATAGAGAAATATTATATATAGTGAAAATACAAACCATCTATGCCAAATTGCCAGCTATGGGCAG
The nucleotide sequence above comes from Trachemys scripta elegans isolate TJP31775 chromosome 3, CAS_Tse_1.0, whole genome shotgun sequence. Encoded proteins:
- the UBXN2A gene encoding UBX domain-containing protein 2A isoform X2, producing MKDVDKIETLKEEWVCKQGTDDQIPNGTEQRCESFVDNLFEEAQKVGAICMPPAKVKNEADIIIKLWKNGFTVNDGELRSYKDVANQQFLDSIKKGATPRIISKVKKDLEAENKRPLPSVTLSDLEPVTNIQIWLADGERIVQKFNVSHRISHVRDFITKYQGSQGSVPFSLTTSLPFLELLDETLTLEEANLQNAVIVQRLQKTEPFRSFS